CACCTGCAGCCCCCTATAACCTCCTCCATGAACCCCCCAAGTCTAGTGCACCCCTACCCTGGAGCATACTTCCCTGGCCTGCATTCGCCACCCATCAACATAATGCCCCATGGGCATGTACCCATGCACCCCATGATGAACTTCAGCATCCCCACCTtcggccccctcctcccccagcccactGTGCTGGTGCCCTACCCCATCATCGTACCCCTCCCAATCCctatccccatccccatccccatcccagtAGGGTCCAAGGTCGGCCCGGAGGCCCCAGGCCACAGCGGGGTCATCCAGCCTGTACCGGAGGGGGCGGAGAGGGCCAGCTCCATGGGTGTCCGGCAGCCCTATCTGGGGATACCTTcaggagagaacagacaggttTTCACCAGGGTGGGCCGACCCAACCAGGGGCTCCCTTCGCCTTCAGGCCTGCCCTGGTGGGACACTGACTGGGTGAAGTCCGAAAGGCAGCACCCCGCCTCTACATCCACACCCCACAGCGGAGAGACTTCCCCTAGCAAACTTTATAACATCTCCTCCTGCTCAGGCCCGGGGCCTGAAGGGATGACAGACCTTCAGCTGGTTCATCAGTCCCTGCAGCAGCCAGAGAGACAGGTTATCCAGAGGGTGAGGACCCAGGTGAAGCAGGAGCCCAATATCCAGGGAGTGGTGGACTTATCTGGACCAGGGGAGCCAAAAGCTAGACAGAGCACCAGGGCAGGGCTCTACGACAGCATCAGATCCCCCCAGTTCCCTTCACATGACACACCCAACCATCCAAACACCAAcagcccccctggcccccacgGGGAGGGCTCTCCCACCCCATGTACCCTAAGCAGGCCTGACCTGGAGATCTCACCCCCGGACCCTCCCAGCCTGGACACCCAGCCACAGAGGGCAGTTTTGCCCACGGACCCTACCCTCAACGAGCTAGAAGCAGTCAAAGAAAACAGCTTCTCTGGGACTGTGAGCCAGGTGCGGGCTGACAGCACTGCTGGCTATTCAGAGGAGATTGTGGCctgcagagagggagatgatCCACATGTGCCTGATGAGGACCATGCTTATGCCTTGCCTACTGCACCCAGGACAGGGGACACCCCCACCATGTTGCTCCTTCCCAAGCTCAGGGATAAGGGGGCCCTGAGGAACCCGGCTAGCGCGGCCAGCATTGGGCCTGGGGACCTGGAGCCTGCCCTGAAGAGACGCTGCCTTCGCATCAGAGATCAGAACAAGTAGAGGATGGAAAGGTGAGTGAGCGAcacattgttgttgttggtcCTAACAGAACTTCCTTTTGTGGTAggataaataaaggttaaacaTGCTTACAGTGAAAGCgaacacacagtacacagtaaTACTTATACGTACACTAtctcacattcactcacacacgaacacacacactctcttgacctctctctctctctctctctcacacatacacacatacaaactgaGGCAAGCGAGAAGAGGGCTCCCACAATACACTCATGGCCACAAAACAGAAAGGCGCCAAAGACAGAGAATCCTAGTAACTTGGCACTCCACTCAGCTCTAGGGTTACTGCAGAGGAAGcgagaggaaaggaagagaggaggagagcaca
The sequence above is a segment of the Hypomesus transpacificus isolate Combined female chromosome 26, fHypTra1, whole genome shotgun sequence genome. Coding sequences within it:
- the LOC124487467 gene encoding sine oculis-binding protein homolog isoform X3; translated protein: MQTFAESTMNELLGWYGYDKVELRDSETSEIRSYPNRDRRQHVSVLKENSGPKIKSFNNKTSPSAVAMRSGERESPSVPSSSSSSPSSSMTSPKEHKSAPVIVPLIKPSAVDDVQNVQIVCVWCQKEGVKRYSLCMGSELKSFCSEKCFAACRRAYFKRNKARDEDLHGERSPQQPPHPEDSPRLVLKNSSARSLSPVPQVCDWCKHIRHTKEYLDFGAGEERLQFCSTKCLNQYKMDVFYREARAALTSSSPARPPAEGRPEGGAQQLFTPESWNSGGGDTHQRSLSPKGPTPIHGTAASASVSPSEASSSSSKVPLPGFRPPERLPQPPPPPPEMMSHPVHPPRPHMEHHPAQPLPQIPLSFIRPPLHAQGLKSPLSNPPRHSRPPSSPIHRPPHSPHLQPPITSSMNPPSLVHPYPGAYFPGLHSPPINIMPHGHVPMHPMMNFSIPTFGPLLPQPTVLVPYPIIVPLPIPIPIPIPIPVGSKVGPEAPGHSGVIQPVPEGAERASSMGVRQPYLGIPSGENRQVFTRVGRPNQGLPSPSGLPWWDTDWVKSERQHPASTSTPHSGETSPSKLYNISSCSGPGPEGMTDLQLVHQSLQQPERQVIQRVRTQVKQEPNIQGVVDLSGPGEPKARQSTRAGLYDSIRSPQFPSHDTPNHPNTNSPPGPHGEGSPTPCTLSRPDLEISPPDPPSLDTQPQRAVLPTDPTLNELEAVKENSFSGTVSQVRADSTAGYSEEIVACREGDDPHVPDEDHAYALPTAPRTGDTPTMLLLPKLRDKGALRNPASAASIGPGDLEPALKRRCLRIRDQNK